The genomic interval TCAGCCGGTAGCGCAGCCGCGTGGGCACGTTGCTGGTCGGCAGATTCACGCCGTACCAGTCCTGGTCCCCCATGTGGCCCAGCCGACCCTTGAAGGACGTGGAGGACGCGGGAGACGGCGACGCCAGGCCCCGCAGCTCCGCGTAGCTCACCGAGTCGTTGGGCTGCGCCTTGTTGTCATTGGGGTCCTGCTCCGACAGGACGCGCACGTCCACGTTGTAGGCCTGGCGCACGTCGCCCTGTGACAGCTCCGAGCCGGAGCTGCCCCGGTAGCCCTGCACCACCAGCATCCACTTGCCGGGGAACTTCACCTTGCGCGCCGTCGCCAGCACGCCGGGCCGCGTCCCAGGGCGCACATCGCCCTCGTCCTCTTTCTCCTCCTTGGTGGCGAAGCCGGGGCGCAGCAGCTTGTAGGACAGGCGCCAGTTGGGCACGTAGCCCTGGTCCGGCGCGGTGACGCTGACATACGCCACCTCCCCTTCCGCCATGTCGAAGGTGAAGCGGTCCACGTCGTTGTCCGTGGCCAGAAAACCCGACGCGGTGCCCGTGCGCGCCCCCGCCGCTCCCGTCAACGCGATGGGCGTGGCGGCGGCGATGGCGTCGTTGGGCTCGTTCGAGTCCGGGTTCTCGGAGACTTGAATCACCAGCCGGTAGGGATTGCGCGCGTCGAACTTGGGCTGCGAGGCCACCGTCGGCGCGTCCTGCACCAGCACGAGCAGCGTCTTGCCCTTGAGGTCGTCGCGCAGCGGAATCACCATGTCCACCGGCTTGGGCGCGCCCTGGCCGTGCTTGTCCTCCTTCTTCGCCAGCGAGTTCTCTCCGCCACCGGCCACCGGCTCCAGCACGGAGACGGAGAGCTGCACGGCGGTGCTCGCGGCCAGGTAGGCGCCGTTGACGTTGAGCAGCGTGCGCGCGCTGGTGTTGGCGGGCAGGACAATCCGGTACCAGTCCTGGTCCCCCTCGCGAGTCTCCCCCTCGCGGACGAGGAAGCGCTCCAGGGGCTCTCCAGGCTTGAGCTCACACTCGGCAAGCGTCAGCGCCTCCTCGCGGCTGTTGCAGACGTCGGTCACCGTGGAGGTGCCCGCGTCTTCCTTGCCACCGCCCCCGGAGGAGCAGGCGGTGAGGGCGAGCAGCGCGAGCGACAGCAGTTGGACTTGGGTCTTCATGGCAGCGTCGATTCTCACGGCGTCGGAGGCACCACATCAGGGCGGCCAGGGCAGCCATCGATGAAGTCCTCGGGAGTCACTCGAACCACACCATCCGCGGGGGACTTGATGCCTCCCACCGGATAGCGCACGGAGTCCACGCGGAAGGTGCGCACCATGGTGCGCGCGGTCGGGTCATCCGCGGGCACCATGGCCACGGACAGGACCACGTTGTTGAAGCCCGCGCCCCGCGTGACGACACCCGCGTCGTTCGCGGCGCCGACGGTGGGCGCCAGGAGCACGTTGTCCACGCGCACCGTGTAGCACTGGCGGCCCTGCTCATCCGGCGGGCCATCCGCCTCGAAGAAGTACCGGTAGCCCTCCGCCGCCAGGCGCGCGGTGTCCACCTCCAGCGGGCGGGTGTGCAGGCGCAGCTCCGCGCGGCTCGTCAGCCCGTCGTTGTCCGGGTCCTCGTCCAAATCGTTGCTCGCGCCCTGCGTGCCGCCGCGCCACTCGATGCCGTCCGGCACGCCGTCGCGGTCGCTGTCGGCCAGCGTGGAGTTGGTGCCGATGAACTGCTCGTCGCAGTCGAGCAACCCGTCGCAGTCGGAGTCCTGGTCCCTCAGGAGCGGAGGGCAGCCCTTGTCCAGCCCGCCACCGTCCGGGTCCGCCACCTGCGTCGGGTTGAAGTCCACGCCGCGGTCGCGGAAGTAGACCTCCACGCCGTCGCTGAAGCCGTCACCGTCCGTGTCCACCTTGTTCGGGTCGGTGCCCACCTCCGCCTCGCGCGCGTCCGTCAGGCCATCCCCATCCGTGTCCGCCTCGTCGAACGGACTGCCCGGCGGCGCGGAGAAGTTGGACGCCACCACTTCCTTCACGATGAAGGTGCGCCGCACCTGGCCGAAGGTGAAGTCCAGGAAGTTGATGGGCTCGTTGTTGCGGAAGTCGCGGAAGTTGCCGCCGCCCAGCGCCGCCATCTTCTCCAGCCGGTCCGCGTTCTGGTTGATGATGAGCAGCGGGCAGCCGCCATCCCCCGTCAAGTCGCAGACCGACGACACCGGCTGCGTGGGGTTGAAGACGTGCACGGTGTTGACGCGCACGTCCTCCACCAGGTCCTTCAGCTGCCGGATGCGCACCACCGCGTCGCCCTGGATGAGCTCGCTGTCCTGGTTCGACGTGGGCCGTCCGTCCGACAGGAAGAGCACCGAGTAGCGCGCCTGCGCCAGGGCCTCCGCGCCGCCCGGCTCCAGCCGGCTGCGCGCGATGTCCGAGTTGATGAGCGAGTAGATGTCCGACAGCGGCTTGACGAAGTCCGTCGAGTCCCGGTTCGGCGAGGTGTCTGGGTTGCGGAAGGTGAGCAGCCGCTCGGTGAGGCCGCGCATCGTCCGCTCGTCGAGGCTCGCCACCGGCACGAAGCCGTCCTGCGGCGGGTTGCCCGGCGTCTGGGTGAGGAACGCCGTGGTGCTTCCGGCGAACAGCGCCACCGCCAGGTGCACCTCCGGGTCCTTCGGCAGGTTCTCAATCAACTGCACCAGCGCGGTGGCGCGGGTGCCGTCC from Myxococcus stipitatus carries:
- a CDS encoding VWA domain-containing protein is translated as MSVAGRVLAGLVVALVVVVACTDSYLYDPRRDVEVPVDRSISLQGRFCSVGSNEVVRPIKIVVLMDASQSMRVSDPDGTRATALVQLIENLPKDPEVHLAVALFAGSTTAFLTQTPGNPPQDGFVPVASLDERTMRGLTERLLTFRNPDTSPNRDSTDFVKPLSDIYSLINSDIARSRLEPGGAEALAQARYSVLFLSDGRPTSNQDSELIQGDAVVRIRQLKDLVEDVRVNTVHVFNPTQPVSSVCDLTGDGGCPLLIINQNADRLEKMAALGGGNFRDFRNNEPINFLDFTFGQVRRTFIVKEVVASNFSAPPGSPFDEADTDGDGLTDAREAEVGTDPNKVDTDGDGFSDGVEVYFRDRGVDFNPTQVADPDGGGLDKGCPPLLRDQDSDCDGLLDCDEQFIGTNSTLADSDRDGVPDGIEWRGGTQGASNDLDEDPDNDGLTSRAELRLHTRPLEVDTARLAAEGYRYFFEADGPPDEQGRQCYTVRVDNVLLAPTVGAANDAGVVTRGAGFNNVVLSVAMVPADDPTARTMVRTFRVDSVRYPVGGIKSPADGVVRVTPEDFIDGCPGRPDVVPPTP